GTGTTCCTGTATCTAAATATCCCAATAACATCAACTTCCCTAGTGTTAAAACACATAACAAATTGTCACAATTTCAAATAAGTAGTTATAACCGGTAAATTTttacatgtaaataaataaataaataaaaataacctTGCAGCAGCAGCAACCAAAGGGATGGTCATCCGACTCTGACCCAATCCCACAAGGCATACTTTACCGCCAGCCCGAGTGGCGGTCAAAGCTGTTGACATGGTTTTGTCAAACCCAACACAGTCAAAGCTAATATCCACATTCTCACCAATGATTTTGTGTATCTTTGATATCTCCTCACCTAGATCCTGTCATGATTATCCTATTATAAGCAGTGGCGGactcaaaaaaatatttttaagggGTGCGAATGACGGGTTTAACCGAATTTTCAAGGGGTGTGATCGGGATTTTGCCCTATAAAATACACTAaaaaaatttcaaggggtgcgtCTGCCTGCCCACCCAGGGCTCTACCTAGCTCCGCCCCTGATCATAAGTAACACGCTTTTTGTTTAAATTTATGATATTtttaagagtgaatttcaagaattgtcctttatctttatacccattttcaggcgctgtcctttatgttcaaaattgacgagatttgtcctttatgttttcatatcatacacgctttgtcctttaggcctaacccagtttgttttttcagttaaatttggtcatgtgctttgcacacgagggcatttttgtcaattcaaaggttgcagaagctttgaactgtaaatctgccattgaccttacctttgaattgacaaaaatgcccccatgtgcaaagcatataaccaaatttaactgaaaaaactaactgggttaggcctaaaggacaaaacgtgtatgatatgaaaacataaaggacaaatctcgtcaattttgaacataaaggataaCCCTGAAAATgcgtataaagataaaggacaattcttgaaattcactctattttttaattaatttggAGGACCTGGATGTTTGTAGAGACTTGAATGGTCCCATCTGCGCCAAGGTTCTTTGCAATCGATAATCGGTGTTGATCCACATCAGCAACTACAACTCGTGGGGCTCCAAACGCACGTGCAGCTAGCATAGTTACAAGACCTATGGGTCCAGCCCCAACGATCAAAACTTTAGTATCTGGGTTGACACCGGCACGCCTACAAGCATGGACACCAACACTAAGTGGCTCACACATGGCCCCTTCTTCCAAGCTCACATTATCCGGCAACTTAAACActagatttgaatgatgaaccacctaaatcaataaaaAATCCTCAACccgaaatattttttttttttttttttttgcaaattggaaaataataatcccatctttctgaaattggccgataataatctcaagtcagttattagccaataataatccgacctcatccaatttttttgtaaaatagaccgccgttaaaataagcttaacgaagttaagtttttttccgaattacaaaccgatgttttagggcttttgatcagaacgaggatacaagTCGATTGATGtcaaacttacctcgaaattgtgttcgaaatggcttgaattttgttaattggaagttaaacacccgaattgaagcgccattttcgtgggttgggggcagtattttgagctaaattttacatcaatcgactcgtatcctcgttctgatcaaaagccctaaaacatcggtttgtaattcggaaaaaaacttaactccgttaagctattttaacagcggactattttacaaaagaattggacgaggtcggattattagtggctaataactgacttgggattattatcggccaatttcagaaagatgggattattattttccaatttgccttttttttttatgtaatttcgATTCAAGAACTGAAAACTTGTTTTGTTTCACCTGATTTGCAAGAGAACCATTGGTCGGTGGAGAGCCGAAAAACTTCATCTTTTTGCATAAGTTATAGGTTCCATTTTTGCAAAGATTACAAGTCTGGCAACTGATTCCGGGCTCCAATGCTACTCGATCACCAATTGCTAGAGACTTCACATTGGACCCTATATCTTTGATGATACCAGCACACTCATGTCCGATTACCATTGGCTTTTTAACTATGAAATTTGCAACCCGCATGTTCTGGTTGCAGTGTCATAATCAGCCAACTAAATACATCAAATCTGAACTTTGAACAAGATTttattctcatttaagtttagGGGTGTCCAATGAAGTGTATAACGAATTTTCGAATTAATCAAGTcagattttttgaatttttatttcttttacctAAATTCGTATTcagttttgatttatttaattCGTATTTGAATTTTATGCCCAATTCGAAATTCGATTCGTATTTGAAactcgaattcgattcgaattcaaaTAAATCCGATTAAATCAAATTCACcctaaataataaattattttacttttatttttaaaattactACAAACTAATTATAAGAGCTTTTGAAGTTTGGCCCAAATTTAGAAGGTTTTTTTTTCCATGTGTGtgcatatattaatattaatggatatataaatataaatataggtagaggatcatgTAAAAAGTGTTCacagtgtgagaagtgtattataatactatatataatactatataacaccatataaacaccgtagaacaatatgtaacaccatataatatcatataacactatgtaacactatatatcattatataacatatataacactatagtttgtctggtATCATGtctgtctatgatagatgtatagtgttatatttgttatataatgttatatagtgttacatagtgttatatggtattatatggtgttacatattgttatatggtgtttatatgatgttatatagtattatatatagtgttataatacacttctcacactttagaccctttttacactatccttaaccaataaatatatatatatatatatatgtatataaatttagttcgaatttcaaatcgaattGAAAATAATAAATTCATATTCAATTTCTTGACTCGAATTCCAATCGAAGCGAATTCGAATATTTAAAAATCGAATTCAACGCTTGACAATTGAATTCGAACTAAATCGAATTTCCAATCCGAATCGAATATTAAACACCCCTAGTTAAGTTCATAAACTTTACCCTATGGAAGAAGAACAAACTATATGTTGAATTTTACCTTGAAGTGATGAACATCACTACCACAAATTCCTAGAGCTTTGATCTGGACTTTAACATCATTAGGCCctaaattgtaaaaaaaaagtaataataataataataataataataataataataataataataataataataataattaaaaaaaacaagaatAAGAACCTTAACtgataaaaaaaaatagtgaATTTTGTATAGAAATTAGGAAAGCAGGGACCTAGAGGAGGAAGATGGTAAGGTTGAATTTGGAGGTTCTTGATTCCAAGAAGCCAAGCTGCCATGTTCATCATCTCTTCCACTTGTTCATTCTCTTCTGTGTGCATCATCTTTCTTCAAAATATGTGATCTGATGATCAATCATTAACTTGGGACACTTGGCTTTAAAAACTTTTAGTTTTATTTGAAGTCAAAAGTTAAAATCCATTTCAGTGTACATATGTTTAGGCTTTGTGTACTTGTTTCTATAGCCTTGTTGGTCTGGATTTGGTGATTTTTGAACTCTATTATGAGAATCACTTAAACCAAGTGACACCACTAGATTTTTTTTTATGTCTTTTACTTGGTAAAGATAATATTGTTTGTAGTTCCCTGATTGCAGTGGCCAATATGTCCATTTCCTgcaataataaaaacaaatatatGCTCAAATAAGTCTTCCAAAAATTTGTTTGAAGTTGAAATGTATGAAACAACTGAAATTTGAAAATGCTTGTTCAGTGGTGCATTCAGTTGTCTTGCTTATGTAATAGTAAGCATACAATTTGTTGTTTATGTAGTATGATGTTTGTTTTATCTAATAACAAGACTTGGTTTAAAATTAATTAATGAACTAAATAATTAGTATATTGATGTGTTTAACTTGGATTTTGTTTTGTTTCATAATTCTAACTCACTCTTATTAACCATCTATACGTGCATTTTGCATAATTTCAATTTTCTATTTCTAGGACAGACAGAAGATGCCTTACCACCATTGGCACAACTTctagggggcggccgaccccccgaacttttcgctcagtagtggagagtatgtagttttcgtaaagaaatttttgggtatatacgttttcgaccccccgattTTATAGAAGTTTTttgatatatacgttttcgaccccccggtcggaaatctgaAGCTTCGCCACTGCTTACCACTAGATGCAGGACACATATTGTTTGATTACAAAAGTCACGATAGAATTAAAATAAGTTATGACGACAATAAATAAGCGATAAATTTGAGTTTCAAGTTTGGTAGGTGCACGACCTAATACATAACATCACTTAACTCGATCATATGGTTACCTATATAACACATTCCATTTACTTACACACCAACTCTTAGATCCTAAACTATACCAACTAGGGTGTGCCAAGCAGAATTGGGGTCCAATTTTTTTGGGCCTATAGCCCTGCTTTGTTTTTCATATGCTCACTGGACCGGGCCGAGAATGCAGTGGAGAAGTGAGATTGATACAGAAAACCAACCCATGGGAGGTGAAGTGGATGTGATTATGTGAAGCCCCTGATAGCTTAAAGATCCAGCCTTTTGAGACAAGGGCATTTGATTGATGGGAACGCCATCAAGGTTGTGTTAATGTTGTGACTATAAAAACAAGAAGTAATAAAGAAAGGTTATTAACTTAGTATATATGGTTGTAATTTGACGCTTTAAAAAACTGTTATGCATTTTACTACCATGTCaaattctatattttttttttttttttttgaaaggaaatCAAATTCTATATGTATCTAGATTAAAATGTTCTTATATGAATCTTTATTAAAATGACATGGTTGACTTTTCTTACCAAAAAGTTCTAAAAACCAATAAACTATAaggagtaaattgtcattttagtccctgagttttgtctaaatttgccattttagtccaaat
Above is a window of Helianthus annuus cultivar XRQ/B chromosome 14, HanXRQr2.0-SUNRISE, whole genome shotgun sequence DNA encoding:
- the LOC110905079 gene encoding L-idonate 5-dehydrogenase isoform X1 — encoded protein: MMHTEENEQVEEMMNMAAWLLGIKNLQIQPYHLPPLGPNDVKVQIKALGICGSDVHHFKNMRVANFIVKKPMVIGHECAGIIKDIGSNVKSLAIGDRVALEPGISCQTCNLCKNGTYNLCKKMKFFGSPPTNGSLANQVVHHSNLVFKLPDNVSLEEGAMCEPLSVGVHACRRAGVNPDTKVLIVGAGPIGLVTMLAARAFGAPRVVVADVDQHRLSIAKNLGADGTIQVSTNIQDLGEEISKIHKIIGENVDISFDCVGFDKTMSTALTATRAGGKVCLVGLGQSRMTIPLVAAAAREVDVIGIFRYRNTWPLCIELLRTGKIDVKPLITHRYKFTQEDVEKAFETSAKGGSAIKVMFNL
- the LOC110905079 gene encoding L-idonate 5-dehydrogenase isoform X2 gives rise to the protein MMHTEENEQVEEMMNMAAWLLGIKNLQIQPYHLPPLGPNDVKVQIKALGICGSDVHHFKNMRVANFIVKKPMVIGHECAGIIKDIGSNVKSLAIGDRVALEPGISCQTCNLCKNGTYNLCKKMKFFGSPPTNGSLANQVVHHSNLVFKLPDNVSLEEGAMCEPLSVGVHACRRAGVNPDTKVLIVGAGPIGLVTMLAARAFGAPRVVVADVDQHRLSIAKNLGADGTIQVSTNIQDLGEEISKIHKIIGENVDISFDCVGFDKTMSTALTATRAGGKVCLVGLGQSRMTIPLVAAAARYRNTWPLCIELLRTGKIDVKPLITHRYKFTQEDVEKAFETSAKGGSAIKVMFNL